One genomic region from Rattus norvegicus strain BN/NHsdMcwi chromosome 10, GRCr8, whole genome shotgun sequence encodes:
- the LOC134480843 gene encoding large ribosomal subunit protein eL21-like codes for MTNTKGKRRGTRYMFSRPFRKHGVVPLATYMLIYKKGDIVDIKGMGTVQKGMPHKCYHGKTGRVYNVTQHAVGIIVNKQVKGKILAKRINVQIEHIKHSKSRDSFLKRVKENDQKKKEAKEKGTWVQLKRQPAPPREAHFVRTNGKEPELLEPIPYEFMA; via the coding sequence ATGacgaacacaaaaggaaagaggaggggtactcggtatatgttctctagaccttttaggaaacatggagtcgttcctttggccacatacatgctaatctacaagaagggtgatattgtagacatcaagggaatgggcactgttcaaaaaggaatgccccataagtgttaccatggcaaaaccggaagagtctacaatgtcacccagcatgccgtgggcatcattgtaaacaagcaagttaaaggcaagattctggccaagaggatcaatgtgcagattgagcacatcaagcactcaaagagcagagacagcttcctgaagcgggtgaaggagaacgatcagaagaaaaaggaagccaaagagaagggcacctgggttcagctgaagcgccagcctgcgccacccagagaagcccactttgtgaggactaacggaaaggagcctgagctgctggagcccattCCATACGAATTCATGGCCTAA